The following proteins are encoded in a genomic region of Lutra lutra chromosome 16, mLutLut1.2, whole genome shotgun sequence:
- the FADS6 gene encoding fatty acid desaturase 6 has product MEAAPDAPLGNGGGEALLGELEALVRDVERASSWWERHGVDCAILALSLLALPAGFLCLRSENVVALGLGITILGMSHYTLTVKGSHLATHGALTESKGWSKIWELFFVEVCSAFSAEYAKYGHVKMHHGYTNVLGLGDSSTWRLPCLNRFVYMFLAPLLIPIITPLVAVERLRKVELRSAVCTLGLISLGLYAHYWLLLNVSGFRSPGSALLCMLVTRSLLAHPYLHVNIFQHIGLPMFSRDRKPRRIHMMSLGVLNLPRLPVLDWAFGHSLISCHVEHHLFPWLSDNMCLKVKPVVSGFLREKQLPYNEDSYLARFRLFLNRYEEFMVQTPPITELVGLQ; this is encoded by the exons ATGGAGGCGGCTCCGGACGCCCCCCTGGGGAACGGCGGGGGCGAGGCGCTACTGGGTGAGCTGGAGGCGCTGGTCCGGGACGTGGAGAGGGCGAGCTCGTGGTGGGAGCGCCACGGCGTGGACTGCGCCATCCTCGCGCTCAGCCTTCTCGCCTTGCCGGCCG GGTTCTTATGCCTGCGCTCTGAGAATGTCgtggccctggggctgggcatTACCATCCTGGGGATGAGCCACTACACACTCACTGTCAAGGGCAGCCACTTGGCCACTCACGGGGCGCTCACAGAGTCCAAAGGCTGGAGCAAGATCTGGGAGCTGTTCTTTGTGGAG GTCTGCTCGGCCTTCAGCGCAGAGTATGCCAAGTACGGACACGTCAAGATGCACCACGGTTACACCAACGTGCTGGGCCTGGGGGACTCGAGCACGTGGCGGCTGCCTTGCCTCAACCGCTTCGTGTACATGTTCCTTGCTCCTCTCTTGATCCCCATCATAACCCCGCTGGTGGCGGTCG AGCGTCTGAGGAAGGTGGAGCTCAGGTCTGCTGTGTGCACGCTGGGGCTGATTTCCCTGGGCCTCTACGCTCACTACTGGCTGCTTCTGAACGTGTCTGGCTTCAGGAGCCCCGGCTCGGCCCTGCTGTGCATGCTCGTCACCAGATCGCTGCTGGCCCATCCTTACCTTCATGTCAACATCTTCCAG CACATCGGGCTGCCCATGTTTTCCCGGGACAGGAAGCCCCGGCGGATTCACATGATGAGCCTGGGTGTGCTGAACCTGCCCCGGCTGCCGGTGCTGGACTGGGCGTTCGGCCACTCCCTCATCAGCTGCCACGTGGAGCACCACCTCTTCCCCTGGCTCTCTGACAACATGTGTCTGAAG GTGAAGCCCGTGGTGTCCGGGTTCCTCCGTGAAAAGCAGCTGCCGTACAACGAGGACTCTTACCTGGCTCGATTCAGGCTGTTTCTCAATCGCTATGAGGAGTTCATGGTGCAGACCCCTCCCATCACCGAACTGGTGGGGTTGCAGTGA